The genomic interval GAAGTATATATGGATCTACCTCTTGGTTACAAGCTTTCGGGTTCTTCTCATTCAAATGGTAAGCTTGTCTGCAAACTCAAAAAATCCATCTACGGTTTGAAACAAGCCTCGCGACAGTGGTTTGCCAAGTTTTCTGATGTTTTGATTGAGCAAGGCTTCACTCAATCGAAAGCTGACTATTCTCTGTTTGTTCGAGGTCAAGGTAATTCCTTTATTGCTATccttgtttatgttgatgatatagtCATCACAGAAGCAAATTTACAACAGCTCAATCAGCTCAAGTTATTGTTGCATAGTCGTTTTAAGCTCAAAGATCTTGGTGATCTCAAATCTTTCTTAGGCCTCGAGCTAACACGATCCCATACAAGTATCTCTATTTCTCAAAGGCACTATACTCTTCAATTGTTGGAAGAGTCTGGCTTGTTAAGTGCTAAACCTGTTTCTATTCCTATAGATCCTAATCAAGCAGTCATATATCTTGCTACTAATCTACATATATCTTGCTACTAATCTAACTTTTCATCTATCATCTATCATCTTTTGTGATAATCAAGCAGTCATATATCTTGCTACTAATCTAACTTTTCATGAGAGAACTAAGCATATAGAGCTTGATTGTCATTTTGTCATAGACAAAGTTAACTTTTCATGAGAGAACTAAGCATATAGAGCTTGATTGTCATTTTGTCATAGACAAAGTTTACTGAGGATTCTCTTAAACTTTTGTCTGATCAGTCTAAGGGACAGCTCGCTGATATTTTTACAAAGCTCTACCTGCTCCTGCTTACTTTTCCATTTTAGCAAGTGGGTATAATCAATTTATATGGTCCAACTTGAGGGGATATTAGTTAagcttttgttatattttgcttTATATAGATTTGCTTCTGTTATATTTTCTGTGTATAGATTTTgttagttttgatttttcagTTACATTATTGGTGTATAAATTACTGGCGGTGAGGAAATGATTAAAATATgggaaaattaaattttctttcctttactGATATATTTAGTTTTTTCCTTATTAATATGATatcaaagttttttaaaaactctCTCTTCGTCTTCTCCCTCATGCGACAAACAACCATGAATCTCACCCCTCCTTCGTCCGATCTTTCTGCCACCTGTCAGTCAGTTTTCCAGACAATATGTCTGGCAAACATTCCGACGCCATCTAACCCCGTCAATGATTTACCAATTTCAGCCAAGAATCTTTTTCCATTTCTCATAATAACCCTTACATTTTTCATCACAGCGACATCACAAGCGATAGCTCTAACCTTGTTCTTGTCACCGAGCCGCTCACCGACACCAATTATGTTACATGAAACCGCTCGATGATCTTGCTCGCAACAAATTAGGCTTCACCAATGGCTCTCTCATCAACCCACAATGATCTCCTTCCTCTTTGATTCGGAATAACAAATGTTGTGATTGTCTAGATCTTAAACTCTGTTTCAAAGCAAATTTTATCCAACATCTTTTCACCAATTCTGCTAGGGAGATTTAGCTTGATCTTCAAGATAAGTTTCAGAAAAGGAATGGTCCtcatattttcaattaaaaacatGGGTTGTCTAATCTGAAACAAAGAACAAGATTCAGTAACTAtgtattttccaaaattaaaagctTGTGGGATGAATATATTTCTTATCGACCGGGTTGCACATGTGGTAAATGTACTTGTGGTGGGTGTTCGATCCACTAACGACTTCATCCAATTTGAATATTTGCTGTATTTTCTGATGGGCTTGAATGATGAATATAAACATGCTTGTTCCCAGATATTTCTTATGGACTCTCCCCACCAATCAATAAAGCTTACTCCTTGATTGTTCAACAAGCCTTTGCTCGACCATCACCCGCTGGCACTTTAGCTGTCCACAAGCCTGAAAATAATTCTCAGTCCTAGGTTTAACCAAAATCCCAACAATTCATCCAAGCAAAACAAGAATCGACTCTGTCTGCACATATTGTCACATTTCTGGCCACACCACTTGACAAATGCTACAAGTTGCACGATTATCCGCCCGGTTACAAACCAAGAAACAGAACAACTAATCAAGTTCATAAGGTTCCAAATGCTGCCCCCTCTACTTCAAGCTCGACTGTTGATACTACTCCCACAACACCTACATCCTCTATTAACCTTAACGATGACACCCTTACTCAGTGTCATAATGTACTTACTATGCTTCAGTTCAAACTTCTTGTTGTTAAGGTTGAAAATGATGTTATTAATCATGTAACAGGTACTTATTCTTCCGATATTCCTTTTGGGGGCTGGATTGTTGACTCCGGTGCTTCTAcacatatattttttcaaaaatatatgtTTGCTGATTTGAGGCCTTTTACTAGTTTTGTCCTTCTGCCTAACAAAACACACATACCGATTCATTATGCTGGCTCACTTGTCCTTTTTGGGTCTATAACTCTTCATCATGTGCTATTTGTACCCAAATTTCAATAcaatttattatctattagtGCTCTCATGTCTGATAACTCTTTGTTTAATTTTCCAATGGATATTGTGATATTCAGGCCAAATCCACTTTGAAGACGATTGGCAGGGATAAACAACATGATGGTTTGTATCTTCTGGAGAATCCATATGAAGCTGTTGATTTTGTACATGCTTCGTCTACTATCAATGTTGTTTCACAATCTTCGACTGAGTTGTGGCATTCCAGGCTTGGTCACCCTTCTCTATCTCGTTTATCTGCTTTAAAGATCATTTTGTCTCTACCATTTCATTACATCATTCACATCTTTGTGAAATCTGTCCGTTGGCAAAACAAAAAAGATTAGCTTTCCAATCACACAATCATCGAGCATCCACTCTTTTTGACACTATACATGCTGATGTTTAGGGACCCATTTCTACATGTTCATATGCTGGTTATAGATATTTTCTTACTTTGGTTGATGATCATAGTTGATACACTTAGGTGTTTTTGATGATCATAGTGGTGAGGAAATGATAAAATATGAGAAAATTACTTTTCTTTCCCTTTACTGATATATTCAGTTTTTCCTTATTAATAGTTATACCTTTGAGGGTCAAACAACAACTGTAAATGtgtcaaaattcataatttttcctTTGGGACAGTAACAATAATGGTAACGATAATGATCCGAACGCAATTGGTTTGAGCATCCTTCACTCGTCAATCCGTTTGcattttttaattacaaatttggaagtggaCCCTAAATATCAATGGGTGCAAAACACAAATAAACAACACCAAAGGTAATTAAATGAGACCCATTTTTCACATTATCGTTTTCACTAGAGTAAACGTGACTTTACTTTGAAAGTTGAAATATTATtcttgaaatttcataaatgttttaaaactattatTGGAATGGAAATTAT from Benincasa hispida cultivar B227 chromosome 10, ASM972705v1, whole genome shotgun sequence carries:
- the LOC120088335 gene encoding uncharacterized protein LOC120088335 isoform X2, which translates into the protein MNFYMPRLLITLFFELSDGYVLHLLYRMAGPSFNHVPQLPFLLAIHLAKSTLKTIGRDKQHDGLYLLENPYEAVDFVHASSTINVVSQSSTELWHSRLGHPSLSRLSALKIILSLPFHYIIHIFVKSVRWQNKKD